The Pseudopipra pipra isolate bDixPip1 chromosome 6, bDixPip1.hap1, whole genome shotgun sequence genome includes a region encoding these proteins:
- the LOC135416706 gene encoding uncharacterized protein LOC135416706, which translates to MRRERSVLGAGAPARGLLPALRRARAAERGRPRRARLAMELGIRTGPGGSRRGGSCLGGNGYRRGNQEMLQPDAAARVKGGKDHREIESGNALLFNLCSSPSSARALRSHGPRDCGRLGCARLGTGTNSSLPCSGRFSGPVRDSPNGCKGARATSELISRDKGAKRAQRDPSLRGKGVGRVSPPGPACGGASPPGTFSGLAGQNQLGRERGPGGGRSDRQTDR; encoded by the exons ATGCGGCGGGAGCGATCGGTGCTCGGGGCCGGAGCCCCGGCCCGGGGGCTGCTCCCGGCGCTGCGCAGAGCCCGGGCCGCCGAGCGGGGACGGCCCCGGAGAGCGAGGCTGGCGATGGAGCTCGGCATCAGGACCGGCCCCGGAGGATCGAG ACGGGGAGggtcctgcctgggagggaacGGCTACAGGAGAGGAAACCAAGAAATGCTCCAACCGGACGCTGCCGCGCGAGTCAAAGGAGGGAAGGACCACAGGGAAATCGAGTCAGGAAATGCGCTTTTATTCAATCtctgcagctctccctcctctgcacgAGCCCTTCGCAGCCACGGCCCGAGGGATTGCGgccggctgggctgtgcccggctGGGGACGGGCACCAAttcatcactgccctgctcagggaggttttccGGCCCCGTCCGGGATTCACCCAACGGCTGCAAAGGTGCTCGGGCGACGTCCGAGCTCATTTCCAGGGATAAAGGAGCCAAACGAGCCCAGAGGGATCCCTCGCTCCGAGGCAAAGGCGTCGGTCGAGTGTCACCGCCTGGTCCCGCCTGCGGGGGGGcgtctcctccag GAACGTTCTCGGGGCTCGCTGGGCAGaaccagctgggcagggaacgcGGGCCCGGAGGAGGCCGGAgcgacagacagacagacagatag